The Halorussus gelatinilyticus genome contains the following window.
GAGACGTATGCGGACCCACTCTCGGTCCGGGCGGTGGATTCAATGTCACTGCGGTCGTCGTGTTGCCAGACGGGGCGAAACTGTGACGGTTGCCGAACGCGACATCCGGGACCTCTGTACGGAGGCCGTCTTCGAGCGCGGCGTGACCTACCGCGAGGAAGGGCGAATCCATCAGCTTACGCGGACTGGAGAGACGGTCACCGCACTCGTTCAGGGAACGCGGCGGTACAACGTGACCGTGGACTTGAGCGCCCCGGACTTCGGCCCCACGTGCAGTTGTCCGTACGCCGGTCCCGGTGTGTGCAAACACGTCGTCGCAGTACTGCTCGCGCTCACCGACGACCTCCCCGCCGACGTCGGGAAGCAATCGGATGCGCTGTTAGAAGCGATTCCCCACGACCAACTCCGGGACTTCGTTCGAGACGAACTCGTTCGAAATCCGAGTCTGCGTGAACGCTTTTTCGCTCGCTTCGGCGAATCCCCGGCCGAGTCGGTCGACGACTACCGCACGGAAATCGATCAGCTCTTCGAGCAACACACGCGGGACTCTCCGACTATCGTGTTCGGTATCGACTTCTCTCGGTTCACCGACCTCGCCGAGCAGTATCGAAAGCGTGGTGACTACCGATCCGCCACCACCATCTTCCGGGCGCTCGTGACGAGTATCGACGAACACATGCACCTCGTGGATGGTGCGTACGACCACTACGCGCGAACGTTTTCGACCGCGCTCGACGCGTACGTCGACTGCGTCAAGAACGCCGACCTCGGTTCAGGCGAATTACAAGATCAGGTGGAGTTCCTGTCCGAACGTGCAACGTCGGGGACGGACTACTTCCAACCGGAGTACGAGAGGGCATTGGATAACCTTCGAGGAGAGCTGTAAGGAGTAGATTCCATTCACTCCATCCGTTCCAAGGCCTCGTGTCTGGCTTCGAGTGGTGCC
Protein-coding sequences here:
- a CDS encoding SWIM zinc finger family protein, whose product is MTVAERDIRDLCTEAVFERGVTYREEGRIHQLTRTGETVTALVQGTRRYNVTVDLSAPDFGPTCSCPYAGPGVCKHVVAVLLALTDDLPADVGKQSDALLEAIPHDQLRDFVRDELVRNPSLRERFFARFGESPAESVDDYRTEIDQLFEQHTRDSPTIVFGIDFSRFTDLAEQYRKRGDYRSATTIFRALVTSIDEHMHLVDGAYDHYARTFSTALDAYVDCVKNADLGSGELQDQVEFLSERATSGTDYFQPEYERALDNLRGEL